In Paenibacillus sp. FSL R7-0345, a single window of DNA contains:
- the hxlA gene encoding 3-hexulose-6-phosphate synthase, with product MKLQLALDLVGIEGAKEIVSEVAEFIDVVEIGTPIVINEGLHAVKAIKDAFPALTVLADLKIMDAGGYEVMKAAEAGADIVTVLGVSDDSTIKGAVEEAKKTGREILVDLINVKDIAGRAAEVDALGVDYVCVHSGYDHQAEGKNSFADLKAIKAVVKQAKTAIAGGIKLSTLPEVIAAGPDLVIVGGGITGESDQKAAAAEMKRLVSQA from the coding sequence ATGAAATTGCAATTAGCGCTTGATCTTGTTGGAATCGAAGGAGCCAAGGAAATCGTCTCGGAGGTTGCTGAATTCATTGACGTTGTGGAGATCGGAACTCCGATTGTTATTAATGAGGGGCTGCATGCGGTGAAAGCGATCAAGGACGCTTTTCCGGCGCTGACTGTACTGGCCGACCTGAAAATTATGGACGCTGGCGGTTATGAAGTTATGAAAGCAGCGGAAGCAGGCGCGGACATTGTGACTGTACTTGGCGTATCTGATGATTCCACTATCAAAGGCGCTGTAGAAGAAGCTAAGAAAACAGGACGCGAGATCCTGGTTGACCTGATCAACGTGAAGGACATCGCCGGCCGTGCTGCTGAAGTAGACGCGCTTGGTGTTGACTATGTCTGCGTTCACTCCGGTTACGATCACCAGGCTGAAGGCAAAAATTCCTTTGCTGACCTGAAGGCGATCAAAGCAGTGGTAAAACAGGCTAAAACAGCCATCGCCGGCGGCATCAAGCTGAGCACTTTGCCGGAAGTCATCGCAGCCGGTCCTGATCTTGTGATCGTGGGCGGCGGCATCACCGGCGAGAGCGATCAGAAAGCGGCGGCAGCTGAAATGAAGCGCCTCGTTAGCCAGGCCTAA
- a CDS encoding MATE family efflux transporter has translation MKTKDQQFNLFKLTWPIFLELFLFMLMGSVDTFMISSVSDDAVSGVGAANQIIAMAILILSVIGNGAAIVVSQYLGSKKPLEAANVTGNAVTLNLLVGIILSTVLLLFGGNLLTALNVQGDILVHAKVYMNIVGGGIFLQALLNALATTIRTYGFTKQTMMVSLLMNVIHVAGNYLLIFGHFGLPALGVQGAAVSTVASRLICLVLFFLLLYRIMDVKVQFSYYIRLSKKYVMQILKIGIPAAFESITYQSCQLVFTLYITYLGAEAMATRQYALNISNYIYLFSVAVSMGTSIIVGHLVGAKRPKEAYSRVFTSVKWALLVTVVIDVIVIAFRVPLFGMFTDNENIIILGAQVILLSFFLETGRTCNLVIINSLRASGDAKFPVYMGLISMVCMSLPLGYVLVFQLNMGLAGVWIATAFDEWARAVIMYFRWKSRAWEKHGLIQHDNELQPVAPAAAPAH, from the coding sequence ATGAAAACGAAAGACCAACAATTTAACCTGTTCAAGCTGACCTGGCCGATTTTTCTGGAGCTGTTCCTGTTCATGCTTATGGGCAGTGTAGATACCTTTATGATTAGCTCCGTATCGGACGATGCGGTATCCGGGGTCGGTGCAGCGAATCAGATTATCGCCATGGCTATCCTGATCCTCAGTGTGATCGGCAATGGGGCCGCTATCGTCGTATCCCAGTATCTCGGCTCCAAAAAACCGCTGGAAGCGGCAAATGTAACCGGCAATGCCGTCACGCTCAATCTGCTCGTAGGTATTATTCTCAGTACAGTGCTGCTTCTATTCGGGGGCAATCTGCTGACTGCACTCAATGTGCAGGGTGATATCCTCGTGCACGCCAAGGTGTACATGAATATCGTCGGAGGCGGGATTTTCCTGCAGGCCCTGCTGAATGCACTGGCTACTACCATCCGCACCTACGGCTTCACCAAGCAGACCATGATGGTCTCGCTGCTGATGAATGTAATTCACGTAGCCGGTAACTATCTCCTGATTTTTGGACATTTCGGCTTGCCCGCACTCGGCGTTCAAGGTGCTGCCGTCTCTACGGTAGCCAGCCGGCTGATCTGTCTCGTCCTGTTCTTCCTGCTGCTCTACCGGATTATGGATGTGAAGGTTCAATTCAGCTATTACATCCGCCTGTCCAAAAAATATGTAATGCAAATCCTCAAAATCGGCATCCCGGCCGCTTTTGAATCGATTACGTACCAGTCCTGCCAGCTCGTGTTCACCCTGTACATCACCTACCTCGGCGCTGAGGCTATGGCTACCCGCCAGTATGCGCTGAATATTTCGAACTACATCTATTTGTTCAGCGTAGCCGTATCCATGGGCACCTCGATTATCGTCGGCCATCTGGTAGGAGCCAAGCGGCCCAAGGAAGCCTACAGCCGGGTATTTACCAGTGTAAAATGGGCGCTGCTGGTCACTGTCGTTATTGATGTTATTGTTATTGCGTTCCGCGTGCCTCTGTTCGGCATGTTCACCGATAATGAGAATATCATTATCCTGGGTGCACAGGTGATCCTGCTCAGCTTTTTCCTGGAGACCGGACGTACCTGCAATCTTGTTATCATTAACTCCCTGCGGGCCTCCGGTGATGCCAAGTTTCCGGTTTACATGGGCCTGATTTCCATGGTCTGCATGAGTCTGCCGCTCGGCTATGTGCTGGTATTCCAGCTGAATATGGGACTTGCCGGTGTGTGGATTGCTACTGCTTTTGACGAGTGGGCACGGGCGGTCATTATGTACTTCCGCTGGAAGAGCAGAGCCTGGGAGAAGCACGGCCTGATCCAGCATGACAATGAATTACAGCCGGTAGCTCCTGCTGCCGCACCTGCACACTAA
- a CDS encoding cold-shock protein: MYFRKKAQEDLPQESTAIWSCTKEGCTGWMRDNFAFQYVPTCWQCNSPMSRSMKILPMLVNTNHDMKAIKKGISIK; encoded by the coding sequence ATGTATTTTCGCAAAAAAGCACAGGAAGATTTGCCGCAGGAGTCTACAGCAATCTGGTCATGTACGAAAGAGGGCTGCACCGGCTGGATGCGTGACAATTTTGCTTTTCAATATGTACCGACCTGCTGGCAATGTAATTCGCCGATGTCCCGCAGTATGAAGATCCTGCCTATGCTTGTGAATACGAATCATGACATGAAAGCAATCAAAAAGGGCATTTCAATTAAATAG
- a CDS encoding cold-shock protein encodes MQTGTVKWFNADKGFGFIEVEGGSDVFVHFSAITGDGFKTLDEGQRVEFNVTQGARGPQAENVVKL; translated from the coding sequence ATGCAAACAGGTACAGTTAAATGGTTCAACGCAGACAAAGGATTCGGTTTTATCGAGGTTGAAGGCGGAAGCGACGTATTCGTTCACTTCTCCGCAATCACTGGCGACGGCTTCAAGACTTTGGATGAAGGCCAACGCGTTGAGTTCAACGTAACTCAAGGCGCACGTGGACCACAAGCAGAAAACGTTGTAAAACTGTAA
- a CDS encoding MBL fold metallo-hydrolase: MTVIIIIAALILALIAAAYIVMSVYPAFGSRGSRAERELRSRSPQYRQGKFVYPFEIAAEEGKPEGGLSILRDFIKGNPNSRPKEPLQPQPLLAGSLSQGKGTRATWFGHSAVLLEIGGATLFLDPMLGRAPSPFPFIGGKRYSSQLPVELAGLPPLDAVVLSHDHYDHLDYGTIRQLAQRTSLFIVPLGVGAHLKRWGISAERIRELDWWEETSFAGLTLTSAPARHFSGRSLLDRNSTLWCSWVIQGGQNKVFFSGDSGYGPHFAEIGQRYGPFDLTLMECGQYDRRWADIHMMPEQTVQAQLDLQGKLMIPIHWGAFTLAMHDWTDPVERVLRAARQHGLQLATPRIGEPVQVGAELYPSLPWWR, from the coding sequence ATGACCGTAATTATTATTATTGCAGCGTTAATTCTGGCGCTGATTGCCGCTGCTTATATCGTTATGAGCGTGTATCCGGCTTTTGGCAGCCGGGGATCGAGGGCCGAACGTGAGCTGAGAAGCCGCTCGCCTCAATACCGGCAGGGGAAGTTCGTCTATCCCTTTGAGATTGCCGCAGAGGAGGGCAAGCCGGAGGGCGGCCTCTCCATTCTCAGGGATTTCATCAAGGGAAATCCCAATTCCAGACCGAAGGAGCCGCTTCAGCCCCAGCCGCTCTTAGCCGGCTCCTTAAGCCAGGGCAAGGGAACCCGGGCCACCTGGTTCGGCCATTCAGCTGTGCTGCTCGAAATTGGGGGAGCCACCCTGTTTCTTGACCCGATGCTGGGGCGCGCCCCGTCGCCGTTTCCGTTCATCGGCGGTAAACGCTATAGCAGCCAGCTGCCGGTTGAACTGGCCGGCCTGCCGCCGCTGGATGCCGTTGTACTGTCCCATGATCATTATGACCATCTTGATTACGGGACAATCCGGCAGCTGGCGCAGAGAACCTCCCTGTTCATCGTGCCGCTTGGCGTAGGCGCCCATTTGAAGCGGTGGGGAATCAGTGCAGAGCGTATCCGCGAGCTGGACTGGTGGGAGGAAACCTCCTTTGCCGGGCTGACGCTAACCAGCGCCCCGGCCCGGCATTTCTCCGGACGCAGCCTGCTGGACCGCAATTCTACCCTGTGGTGCTCCTGGGTTATCCAGGGCGGGCAGAATAAAGTGTTCTTCAGCGGGGACAGCGGCTACGGTCCGCATTTCGCGGAGATCGGGCAGCGGTACGGCCCGTTTGATCTGACCCTCATGGAATGCGGACAGTATGACCGGCGCTGGGCGGATATCCATATGATGCCCGAGCAGACGGTTCAGGCGCAGCTTGATCTGCAGGGCAAGCTGATGATCCCGATTCATTGGGGCGCCTTCACACTTGCGATGCATGACTGGACCGATCCGGTAGAGCGGGTGCTGCGTGCCGCCCGGCAGCACGGGCTGCAGCTGGCCACGCCAAGAATCGGTGAACCCGTTCAAGTGGGGGCTGAGCTGTACCCTTCCCTGCCTTGGTGGAGATAA
- a CDS encoding HAD family hydrolase: MYETYIFDLYGTLIDIETDEEQAEVWERLSLHFSYQGLNINGAELNRRFLAERDRQLAAAARHCEFPDFVMEEVFREVARELGGEPGQAWLHETVRWMRTLSMIHISLYDGVAEILGQLRSRGKKVFLLSNGQKTFIEAELTMLGILHLFDGIAISSEAGVSKPDPLFYRYLTENYGADLSSAVMIGNDPRTDMAGANAAGIDSCYIQTASSPRGIPANSTFEIRNGDLRQIPGWNG; encoded by the coding sequence ATGTACGAAACGTATATTTTTGATTTGTATGGAACCCTGATCGATATTGAGACAGATGAAGAGCAGGCCGAGGTATGGGAGCGTCTGTCGCTGCATTTTAGCTATCAGGGGCTGAATATTAACGGAGCAGAGCTGAACAGACGGTTTCTGGCGGAGCGGGACCGCCAGCTTGCTGCCGCAGCCCGGCATTGCGAGTTCCCCGATTTCGTCATGGAGGAGGTATTCCGCGAAGTGGCCCGGGAACTGGGCGGTGAGCCCGGACAAGCCTGGCTTCATGAGACCGTACGCTGGATGCGCACCTTATCCATGATTCATATCTCCCTGTATGACGGTGTAGCAGAGATTCTCGGGCAACTGAGAAGCCGCGGTAAAAAAGTGTTCCTGCTCTCGAACGGCCAGAAGACCTTCATTGAAGCAGAGCTGACGATGCTGGGCATCCTGCACCTGTTTGACGGGATCGCTATCTCCTCAGAGGCCGGGGTCAGCAAGCCTGATCCGCTGTTCTACCGTTATCTGACGGAGAACTACGGCGCTGATCTGAGCTCGGCGGTTATGATCGGCAATGATCCGCGTACGGATATGGCCGGAGCGAACGCAGCAGGCATTGACTCCTGCTATATCCAGACGGCTTCCTCGCCGCGCGGCATTCCGGCCAATAGTACTTTTGAGATCAGAAATGGTGATCTGCGGCAGATTCCCGGCTGGAACGGATAA
- a CDS encoding copper amine oxidase N-terminal domain-containing protein, with protein MKTPLKTSAVLLTLSLALSTGAVSAAPAASSLNTGKTPQAATISAAKTFVIELNGSAIADQGLQPSGVKEPLVPLRAVAEALGFTLTWNQSTKSADLTKGNIFTTVKSGEDRYTVNKMFTTLGAAPQTLGNKLFVPASFVGEVLQQTISVEGQKIVITSAVEHQKENGVITAIFADGKYPAIQIKGTGTSGLVLNIGEDTVFQKADGTKLTLSDLQIGMTIEAEHAMFATMSLPPQTPAYQITVLDSAQQPEGLLGTEGTIEDITTSQDGTQMIRINGTGLTETSQSEIILRLPADTAIVNESGEPAQAGAIVKGAKVIGFYGPMLTRSLPAIGTAWKIVVVTPQQQ; from the coding sequence ATGAAAACCCCACTGAAAACAAGTGCAGTCCTGTTAACCCTATCCTTAGCCCTGTCTACCGGAGCCGTTTCTGCCGCTCCTGCCGCTTCTTCCCTGAATACAGGTAAAACGCCGCAAGCAGCCACTATTTCCGCCGCCAAGACATTCGTAATCGAACTGAACGGCTCCGCTATCGCTGATCAAGGGCTCCAGCCCTCCGGCGTCAAAGAGCCGCTTGTGCCGCTGCGCGCGGTTGCCGAAGCCCTGGGCTTCACCCTTACCTGGAACCAGTCTACTAAATCTGCCGATCTGACCAAAGGCAATATCTTTACAACCGTTAAGAGCGGTGAAGACCGTTATACCGTAAATAAAATGTTCACTACACTGGGAGCAGCACCGCAGACGCTGGGGAACAAGCTGTTTGTGCCAGCTTCCTTTGTAGGCGAAGTGCTGCAGCAAACTATTTCCGTGGAGGGACAAAAGATCGTGATTACCTCGGCCGTGGAGCACCAGAAGGAGAATGGTGTTATTACCGCTATTTTTGCTGACGGAAAATATCCGGCCATCCAAATCAAAGGCACAGGAACCTCCGGACTCGTACTCAATATCGGTGAAGATACCGTCTTCCAGAAGGCGGACGGCACTAAGCTGACTCTCTCCGACCTGCAGATCGGCATGACTATCGAAGCCGAGCATGCAATGTTCGCAACGATGAGCCTGCCGCCGCAGACACCGGCCTATCAGATTACTGTTCTTGATTCCGCACAGCAGCCGGAAGGTCTGCTTGGTACAGAAGGTACTATAGAGGATATAACCACCTCCCAGGACGGGACGCAAATGATCCGGATTAACGGTACCGGCCTGACTGAAACGTCACAGAGTGAAATCATACTCCGCCTGCCCGCTGACACTGCTATCGTCAATGAGAGCGGCGAGCCTGCCCAGGCCGGGGCTATCGTTAAAGGTGCAAAGGTCATCGGCTTCTATGGTCCTATGCTGACCAGAAGCCTCCCGGCTATCGGGACAGCCTGGAAGATTGTTGTTGTAACTCCTCAGCAGCAGTAA
- a CDS encoding diguanylate cyclase: MPWMQGYPYYLIMGSVLSLYMGVSSYRYRNTPGRRYLWILLLLVSVIFGATVGEILSHSFQAKLWWRNIQQAPLFLSTIFTYAVIKEYISRSADGLNRRLALFCIPVAFYVLMIFTDSWHHLMRTEVGVNTVAGVSGIVVHPTVMNMALIAYDQLFGVYAVFLLAVSLQSASKYYFKWNVLMLLSLLVPIGSIFLLPLLKITITGFIAFTYLPPVIIGYFSMFRDPELSLYPRVKKQIIENMKDGIVLTDRFNNIIDINEAGELMLTALAGRPEKSWLGKNIFLLLERYGEVAVFYYQRLEGQFELDVPGTDGNCYGVSLITTESGKGLSAGMLIVFSDLSEKKRYERELLYQATVDDLTGLYNRRHFMRLTENYAMQNEAGIALLLFDIDDFKLINDTYGHMAGDQALIDFSDKILRLYENKGIAGRIGGEEFAVSFFAGNEEAALKEAEQFCLEMSRHDVRLDGGERIRLTVSAGIAFTKDSGVTFETLYREADEALYLSKTGGKNKVTLGGQPALMEAGKV, from the coding sequence ATGCCATGGATGCAGGGTTATCCCTATTATTTAATTATGGGCAGTGTTCTAAGTCTCTACATGGGCGTCAGCTCTTACCGGTACCGTAACACACCGGGAAGGCGCTATTTATGGATCTTATTGCTGCTGGTGAGCGTGATTTTTGGAGCAACGGTTGGAGAAATTCTCTCTCACTCCTTTCAGGCCAAGCTATGGTGGAGGAATATTCAGCAGGCACCGCTGTTTTTAAGCACCATTTTTACCTATGCTGTAATTAAAGAATACATATCGCGTTCTGCGGACGGGCTGAACAGGCGTCTGGCTTTATTTTGCATTCCGGTGGCTTTTTATGTACTGATGATTTTTACCGATTCCTGGCATCATCTCATGCGTACTGAGGTTGGTGTGAATACAGTGGCGGGCGTGAGCGGGATTGTCGTGCATCCGACTGTAATGAATATGGCGCTGATAGCGTATGACCAGCTGTTTGGGGTATACGCGGTTTTCCTGTTGGCAGTTTCCCTGCAGAGCGCATCAAAGTATTATTTTAAATGGAATGTCCTTATGCTGCTAAGCCTGCTGGTTCCAATCGGGTCGATCTTTCTGCTGCCGCTGCTCAAAATTACGATTACCGGATTTATCGCCTTTACCTATCTTCCTCCAGTGATCATAGGCTATTTCTCCATGTTCCGGGACCCGGAGCTTTCGCTGTACCCGCGGGTGAAGAAGCAGATTATCGAGAATATGAAGGACGGCATTGTACTGACCGACCGCTTCAACAATATTATTGACATTAACGAAGCCGGAGAGCTTATGCTAACCGCACTGGCCGGGAGACCCGAGAAATCATGGCTGGGCAAAAATATTTTCCTGCTGCTGGAGCGGTACGGCGAGGTTGCGGTGTTTTATTACCAGCGTCTGGAGGGCCAGTTCGAGCTTGATGTTCCTGGTACTGACGGAAACTGCTATGGTGTATCCCTGATTACAACGGAGTCCGGAAAAGGATTATCTGCGGGGATGCTTATCGTCTTCAGCGACCTCAGCGAGAAGAAAAGATATGAGCGCGAGCTCCTCTATCAGGCCACGGTGGACGATTTGACCGGACTGTACAACCGCAGGCATTTTATGCGCCTGACCGAGAATTATGCAATGCAGAATGAAGCAGGGATAGCGCTGCTGCTGTTCGATATTGATGATTTTAAGCTGATTAATGATACATATGGTCATATGGCCGGAGACCAGGCGCTGATCGATTTTTCTGACAAAATACTCCGCCTGTACGAGAACAAGGGGATCGCCGGACGAATCGGAGGCGAGGAGTTCGCGGTCAGCTTCTTTGCCGGCAATGAAGAGGCCGCGCTCAAGGAGGCGGAGCAGTTCTGCCTGGAGATGTCCCGGCATGATGTCAGACTCGACGGCGGAGAACGGATCAGGCTGACTGTCAGCGCCGGCATTGCTTTTACGAAGGACAGCGGCGTCACCTTTGAAACGCTGTACCGTGAGGCGGATGAGGCGCTTTACCTATCCAAGACAGGAGGCAAAAACAAAGTTACGCTGGGCGGGCAGCCCGCTTTAATGGAGGCCGGCAAGGTGTAG
- a CDS encoding SDR family oxidoreductase yields the protein MDLGLKGKSVFVAAASKGLGLATALEFAREGAKVTIASRSQAQLEAAAQKIEAETGAEVALVEMDVTDPVAVREAIAAAASWAGGIDVLVTNAGGPPGGGFADMADSDWAGGFELTLMSSVRLIREALPFLRAAGGGRIVTISSASIKQPIDGLILSNVFRAGVQALNKSLAAELAPDGILINTLAPGRISTDRLIQLDSKRAEAKGLALEDIQRASLKNIPLGRAGTPEEFGKAAVFLGSFANTYITGQALLIDGGSVRSL from the coding sequence ATGGATCTGGGTCTTAAAGGCAAATCGGTATTTGTAGCGGCTGCCAGCAAGGGGCTGGGACTGGCGACTGCACTGGAATTCGCGCGGGAAGGTGCGAAGGTGACCATAGCCAGCCGCAGCCAGGCGCAGCTTGAAGCAGCCGCGCAGAAGATTGAGGCAGAGACCGGCGCGGAGGTTGCGCTGGTGGAAATGGATGTAACAGATCCGGTAGCGGTACGGGAAGCCATTGCGGCGGCGGCAAGCTGGGCCGGCGGCATCGACGTGCTGGTCACCAATGCCGGCGGGCCTCCGGGCGGAGGCTTTGCCGATATGGCTGACAGCGACTGGGCCGGCGGGTTCGAGCTGACGCTGATGAGCAGTGTGCGGCTGATCCGCGAGGCGCTGCCCTTCCTGCGTGCTGCCGGGGGCGGAAGAATTGTTACGATCAGCTCCGCATCCATTAAGCAGCCGATTGACGGGCTGATTCTGTCCAATGTGTTCCGGGCCGGTGTTCAGGCGCTGAACAAAAGTCTTGCCGCCGAGCTGGCGCCTGACGGCATTCTGATCAATACGCTCGCTCCCGGTCGGATCAGCACAGACCGGCTGATTCAGCTGGACAGCAAGCGGGCCGAGGCCAAGGGGCTGGCGCTTGAAGATATTCAGCGGGCTTCGCTGAAGAATATTCCGCTTGGCCGGGCCGGGACACCGGAGGAATTCGGGAAGGCGGCGGTGTTCCTCGGTTCTTTTGCCAACACCTATATTACCGGGCAGGCGCTGCTGATTGATGGAGGATCAGTAAGATCGTTGTAG
- a CDS encoding diguanylate cyclase produces MRRNRSSLASDLGFLGFLVLMFICVVFIAGSGGGYMQNIIILNIAFLLALITYFTTVTAGLTLNLAFIFIYGLFIVYQTVSRGETIGASTYFWLIMVPLITVMLWIFTSSSRELQAENERLKKTTANLATVDENTDLRNSIAFQKDASLFTGISTRYGIPLTLLVVKVKYWSEIRRLIPEEQLSEAIYDVSQLSQSSIRTNDALYLLDKNDATWGLLLFTDQDGAKIVIERIKLKLQQLNENEFSGKYKVNLGLKIGAVQYEAATIENPLDFIVQAKKQLEYDV; encoded by the coding sequence GTGAGACGTAACCGCAGCAGTCTGGCTTCAGACCTTGGCTTCCTTGGCTTTCTGGTACTGATGTTCATCTGTGTCGTGTTTATCGCCGGCTCGGGCGGCGGCTATATGCAGAATATTATCATTCTGAATATCGCCTTTCTGCTGGCGCTGATAACGTACTTCACCACGGTAACGGCGGGGCTGACGCTGAATCTGGCCTTTATCTTCATCTATGGTCTCTTTATTGTGTATCAGACGGTATCACGGGGCGAGACGATCGGGGCCAGCACTTACTTTTGGCTGATTATGGTCCCGCTCATCACGGTGATGCTGTGGATCTTCACCTCAAGCTCGCGGGAGCTGCAGGCGGAGAATGAGCGTCTGAAGAAAACAACGGCAAATCTGGCTACAGTGGATGAAAATACCGATCTGCGTAACAGTATTGCTTTTCAGAAGGATGCCAGCCTGTTTACGGGAATCTCCACCCGTTACGGGATTCCGCTTACACTGCTGGTCGTTAAGGTAAAGTACTGGAGCGAGATCCGCCGGCTCATTCCTGAGGAGCAGCTGTCCGAGGCAATCTATGATGTCTCCCAGCTTAGCCAGTCCAGCATCCGCACCAACGATGCGCTTTATCTGCTGGATAAGAATGATGCCACCTGGGGGCTGCTGCTCTTTACTGATCAGGATGGAGCCAAAATTGTAATCGAACGGATCAAACTAAAGCTTCAGCAATTGAACGAAAATGAATTCTCCGGCAAATACAAGGTTAATCTCGGACTCAAAATCGGGGCTGTGCAGTATGAGGCGGCGACGATCGAGAATCCGCTGGATTTCATTGTCCAGGCCAAAAAGCAGCTGGAATACGATGTATAA
- a CDS encoding cellulose biosynthesis cyclic di-GMP-binding regulatory protein BcsB, whose translation MIKKQMLLWALCLSLFLCLLPAASAAAVLPGAGKLTYETSFTGSDTALSGGASSQQLFTVMDYWNVEAVRINLHFQISQITKDQVSSITLSLNGIPFHSFRPSLANNGEQIISITAPKGFLKKDSNTLTLQGDLKTAADNNQVCYVDNSPDNWLHFFNTSSIAVTYSTKALTGGISDFSERFSGIDTVKSGKSLITVPEGATGAELEAATYALSGFAKENALNDKTIGMLPYRDDAVKDRDAVVLVTMYDRVPASLKQQLSTAEDLGTHALIQLVNKDSRPTLVVTSQDESLLIKAGRMLASNELISQLTSDLKVIEDATQVDEPAGSISSDVTLTESGDKLSGPNHREQTYFVALPSNRSIADAGRISLDFRYAGNLDFSRSLVTVSINGTPIGSKKLTKELANGDTLTLTVPKNLNISGNFSVTVGFDLEMENAVCTPNTDQMPWAYIDKDSLLHLNTKDRTDLLFNNYPYPFLRDGIYNHVAVVLPQEMDDYTYQSLANVFNLLGQYTDGNTGDIHYYTDHVSADNLKNNNILAVGTYKNNKVIRDNNDKLFFRYSKDGTTLVSNEKMSIEEQYGAEIGTLQLIESPYESGRGFMAVTAVNPGNYYLASRLIASEKDKWKVFGDGVVTDKDGNVSAYRFKTDTGGQQDSALEQIIQRSDVLSFVVAVVLVVALVLVALLLLLRKHMKKRGDKRET comes from the coding sequence ATGATAAAAAAACAGATGTTGTTATGGGCGCTCTGCCTCTCTCTTTTCCTGTGCCTGCTTCCGGCAGCCTCTGCAGCCGCAGTGCTTCCCGGAGCGGGCAAACTGACATATGAAACCTCCTTCACCGGCAGCGACACTGCGCTGTCCGGCGGAGCATCGTCACAGCAGTTGTTTACAGTAATGGATTACTGGAATGTGGAGGCTGTGCGGATCAACCTGCATTTTCAGATTTCGCAAATCACAAAGGACCAGGTGTCCAGTATAACGCTGTCGCTGAACGGCATTCCGTTCCACTCGTTCCGGCCGTCGCTTGCGAATAACGGAGAGCAGATCATCAGTATTACTGCGCCTAAGGGCTTTTTGAAAAAAGACAGCAACACGCTGACCCTTCAGGGCGATCTGAAGACAGCGGCAGACAATAATCAGGTATGCTACGTGGACAATTCGCCGGACAACTGGCTGCATTTCTTTAATACCTCAAGCATAGCCGTAACCTATAGCACCAAGGCGCTTACCGGCGGCATCAGCGATTTCAGCGAACGGTTCTCCGGCATTGATACCGTGAAGAGCGGCAAGAGCCTTATCACTGTGCCGGAGGGGGCTACCGGAGCGGAGCTGGAAGCAGCCACCTATGCCTTGTCGGGCTTCGCCAAAGAGAATGCCCTGAACGATAAGACAATCGGCATGCTCCCTTACCGGGACGATGCCGTAAAAGACAGGGACGCTGTCGTGCTGGTAACTATGTATGACCGTGTGCCCGCCAGTCTGAAGCAGCAGCTAAGCACAGCTGAGGACCTGGGTACGCATGCCCTGATCCAGCTGGTGAATAAGGACAGCCGGCCGACACTGGTGGTGACCTCACAGGATGAGAGCCTGCTGATTAAAGCCGGAAGAATGTTGGCAAGCAATGAGCTGATAAGTCAGCTTACAAGCGATCTGAAGGTAATCGAGGATGCTACACAGGTTGATGAGCCGGCCGGCAGCATCAGCTCGGATGTGACGCTCACTGAATCGGGTGACAAGCTGTCCGGCCCGAACCACCGGGAGCAGACCTATTTCGTCGCACTGCCGTCCAACCGGTCGATTGCCGATGCCGGAAGAATCAGCCTTGATTTCCGCTATGCAGGCAATCTCGATTTTTCCCGCTCGCTGGTCACTGTGAGTATCAACGGCACCCCGATCGGCAGCAAGAAGCTGACGAAGGAGCTGGCGAATGGTGATACGCTCACCCTGACGGTGCCCAAGAACCTTAATATCTCCGGGAATTTCTCGGTGACCGTAGGCTTTGACCTGGAAATGGAAAACGCCGTCTGTACGCCGAATACCGATCAAATGCCGTGGGCATATATCGATAAAGATTCACTGCTGCATCTGAATACCAAAGACCGTACAGACCTGCTGTTTAATAACTATCCGTATCCGTTTCTGCGGGACGGCATTTATAATCACGTAGCGGTGGTACTGCCTCAGGAGATGGATGACTACACCTATCAGAGCCTGGCTAATGTCTTCAATCTGCTGGGACAGTACACCGACGGCAATACCGGTGATATTCATTATTACACTGATCATGTCAGTGCCGATAATCTGAAGAACAACAATATTCTGGCCGTCGGCACCTATAAGAACAACAAGGTGATCCGGGACAACAACGACAAGCTGTTCTTCAGGTACAGCAAGGACGGGACTACGCTGGTCTCTAATGAAAAAATGAGCATTGAAGAACAGTACGGGGCAGAGATTGGAACGCTGCAGCTGATAGAATCACCTTACGAAAGCGGCCGCGGTTTTATGGCGGTTACAGCGGTGAATCCCGGGAATTATTATCTGGCTTCCCGGCTGATAGCGAGTGAAAAGGACAAGTGGAAGGTGTTCGGTGATGGTGTAGTTACCGATAAGGACGGGAACGTCAGCGCCTACCGGTTCAAAACGGATACTGGGGGTCAGCAGGATTCAGCCCTGGAGCAGATTATACAGCGCAGCGATGTGCTCAGCTTCGTCGTTGCCGTAGTTCTTGTGGTAGCCCTGGTACTGGTAGCCCTTCTGCTGCTGCTCCGCAAACATATGAAGAAACGTGGTGATAAGCGTGAGACGTAA